The following is a genomic window from Bosea sp. RAC05.
TGTATTCGGCGAGGAACGCGCCGTCATAGCAGTCGCCGGCGCCGGTGGCGTCGATCGCGTCCACCTTGATCGGCACCAGCCGCTCGCGCCGCTCCGGCGTCGCGACCAGCGAGCCCTCATGGCCGAGCGTCAGCGCCACGATCTTCGCGCCCAGCCGCAGATAGAAATCGGCGATGGCGTCGGCATCGCTCAGACCGGTGAGCTGCGTCGCGTCGTCATAGCCCGGCAGCACGATGTCGGCCATGCCGCAGGCGGCGTTGATGATCGCCTTCGCCCGCGTCAGCGGCCAGAGCTTGAGGCGCAGATTAGTGTCGTAGGCGGTGGTCACGCCAGCCTCGCGCGCGATCGCAAAGGCCTCGAACACCGCGTCACAGGCGGAGGCCGAGATCGCCTGGCTGATGCCCGACGCCTGCACGATCCGGGCGGAGGCGACGAGCTCCCGCGGCACGTCGCGCGGCCCCATCAGGCTCGCGGCAGAGCCGGCCCGCAGATAGGAGAAGACATGGCCCGATGGGCCGTGATCGACGAAATAAAGCCCGGTCGGCGCGCTTTGATGCGTCGTGACATGGGCATCGTCGACGCCTTCGCGGCGCCAGAGATCACGGATCGAGCGGCCCGCCATGTCGTCGCCGAGCGCACCGAGATAGGCCGTCTTCGCGCCCTGGCGCGCGGCGGCGATGGCGCAGTTCGAGGTGTCGCCGCCATGGCCGAACTGGAAGGCGCCGCTCTCGGCGCGGGTGGCGTTGAACTCGCCCAGCGGCTCGCCGATGCAGAGGAGATCGTAGCGGGTTTGGGTCACGGAGCGAAGACCATCTCGTTGGAAGCGGGGCGACCGAAGCGCAGGCGCGCCTTCCTAGAGCATCATCGCGACAGGGGGAACGGCGTTTGCAAGGGAAAGCGCGCTACTCGGCCGCTTCCTGCTGCGGCGGCAGGTTCATCAGCCGCTCGGCGACCGCCATGATCTCGCGCCGCAGCGCGGCATTGGCCTCCGGATCGGGCACCGGCGCGACGGCGCCCCGCTTGCGCGCCTCGGCCGCCTCGCGCTTCAGCCGCATGCGTTCGGCCCGCGACTGCTCGAGCGCGCCCTGCAGGGTCTGGAGTTCGGCATGAACCGTCTCGATCTGCTCGTCGCGGGCCCGCAGATCCGCACGCAGCGTCGCGATCTCCAGGGCCGCCGCTTCCGACTGCGCCTCCCCGGACGACCGGGCCTCGGCGAGCTCCAGCGCCAGCGCCTGCCTGGCCTCGCGCTCGCCGGCATGGGCTGCGACCTCCTGCGCTAGCAACGTCTCGATGCGCGCCGCCTCGACGCCAGCCGCCACGGAACGGGAGTCCGCCGCCGCTAGCCCCGCCTCCGCCTGCGCCGTCCGCGCCGCGAGCGCGTCGGCGCGCAGGCGTTCGCTGTCGCGATCCTCGGTCATCGCCGCGAGCGCGGCCTGACTTGCGGCATGGTCACGCTCCCTGGCGGCCAGCCGGTCCGCCAGATCGCTCGCCTTCGCCTCCAGCACCATGATCTTCGTCCGGTCCTCGACCTGCGCCACCCGGATCTGGTCGTAATCCTGCCGCAGCCGTGAAAGTTCGCCGTCCCGCTCGGCCAGCAGCGTCTGGGTGCGTCCCAGCGTCTCCCGCTCGCCGGCCAGCTCGGCCTCGCGCGCGGCGAGATCGGCGCTGGTCCCGGTCAGCGAACCGCGCGTGTCCGAGAGGTCCCGCTCGAGGCTCGCGAGGTCAGCGAGACGCTGTTCGAGCGTGGCCCGCGTCTCGGCAAGCGTCGCGCTTTCCGTCGCCAGGGCCGCCTGGGTCTGCGCCAGCAGGCCGCGCGTCTGGTCGAGATCGCCTTCGAGACCGGCAATGCGCCCGTCGCGAACGCTGACCACACTCTCGAGTTCGCCGATCCTCATGTCGCGCCGGCCGAGGTCCTGCATCGCGGCCGCCTTGGCGGCGAAGCTGCGCTCCACCTCCTGCTCGAGCGTGCGGGCGCGCACCGCCAGTTCGGCGCGCAGATGGTCCCGATCAGCCGCGATCTCGGCGAGAGAGAGTGGAAAGGCCGCCTCCGCCCGCTTGCGCGCCAACCGGTCGGCGCGTCGGTTGAGAGCCGGCACGATCGACAGCGCAAGCAGGCTGGCGCACAGAAAGCCGAGCGCAACGAGCATGACGGCTTCGATCAAGGCGAGCGGCTCCACATGCGGGACAATGTCAGATTACGGCAATGCGCCCGAAACGGGAAATCGGATTTCGTAACGGCAGCACGCGGCCACAATCAGAAGGGGTTCCAGGTCGCCTGCGGCGTGAACTTGAGATAGCCGAGATTGACGCCGAGCCGCCAGCCGACACCGGTCCGGATCGGCACCACGGTGACGCCCTCCGCCGCCAGCGCCGTGAAGCCGAAGCCTCCGATGAAATAGGCCGAGCCGTCGACGCCGACGAAGCGCTGATACAAAGCGTCCACCGTCGGCAGCCCATAGACCAGCATCATCGTGCGCGAGCCCTCGCCGCCGAAATCGAAGCCGACCGAGGGCCCCTGCCAGAACACCTTGCGGTCGCCGGCGTTGCGCGTGAACAGCGTGCCCTCGCCATAGCGAAGCCCTCCGACGAAGGCCCCGGCCGCCTCCTGGCCGAGCACATAGCCGTTGGGCTCGCCCCAGCGGCGCACCGCCTCCTCGACCGTCAGCGCCAGGCCGCGCGAGACATTGCCGAAGAACTGGTGGCCCGAGGTGACCAGCTCGTTCTGGGAGAAGGAGCGGCTCTGGCCGTAGGATTGCTGGGCGAGCGCGGGGCCGGCGAGCGGCGCGAGAGGTCCGGCCGCGAGGCCGGCCCCGGTCAGGGCGAGGCCCCCCTTGATCAGGCTGCGGCGGGTCGTGGTCATGGGATGCGATCTCCGGGTGGGGGCTTCGTCGCGCAGTCGGTGCACGGGGCCTTGGTCTCGGGTCTGCGGCCGGCCACGCGACCGGCAATGCGGGGAACGGGACTCACCGTGCCGGGCGCCGTCAACGGAAAAACAACCGTCGCGCACGATCCGGCGCAATGCGAACCAATTCGGTAACCAGTCTGATACCCCCTAAAGCGTATCCAACCCGTGAAGACGCCAGCCAGGGGGAACGTCCACCGGCAGCGACGGAGGTCAGGATTTGCCGGTGATGAAGGCTGGAACAAGGCGGGGCTGCGGCGCCCTGCCGCTGTGCATCGCCAATCGTGCGGGCGTGATCGTCCGCACGGCGGGGGTCCTCGCGCTGTTGGCGCTGGCGCCCCTGCCCCGGCAGGCCGAGGCCGCCGGGCTGCCCGAGGGCCTGCCGAAACTGCCGTCGTTGAATGAAATCGTCCAGCGCGACGTCCAGTCAGGCCTGGCCCTGAACGGCTATGACCCGGTCGCCTATCGGCTCGAAGGCCACGCCGTCGCCGGTGAACCCGCCTACGAGATCCTGCACCAGGGCGCCGTCTGGCGCTTCGTCTCCGCAGCCAACCGGGCGGCCTTCCGCGACGCGCCGGAGATCTACGCACCCGCCTTTGCCGGCTTCGACGCCTCGGCGGTGGCTCAGGGACGCGCGGTCGACAGCAACCCCCAGGAGTTCGCCATCATCGGGTCCCGCCTGTTCCTCTTCAGAACAGCCGAGAACCGCAAGCGCTTCATCGCCGACAGCAGCCTGCAGCGGCTGGCCGACGGGCAATGGGCGAGCGTCTCGGAGAGCCTGACCCGCTGATCCGGCGATCGGCTCCGCCAACAGCTCAGGGCGCGGCCGCGGCCAGCGCCCGACGCGCCAGCGCCTCGCTCGAAGCGGCCACGAAAGGCGGGTTGCGGTAGCCGCGCTCGACGCAGCCATAGCGCGGGGCCTCTCCGCCGAGCGTCAGCACGACGCCGCCCGCCGCACAGAGGATGCAGTCCCCGGCGGCAATGTCCCACTCCATGGTCTGGCCACCGCGGATGTGGAGGTCGGCCTCCCCCGACGCGATCAGTCCAAACTTCACCGCCGACGACATCGGCCGCGTGCTGGCGGACTGGAGCGCGTCGGAGACGCCTTCGCTCAGCGCATCGCCATGGAAGCGGCTGACCAGCGTGGTCGGGCCCGCATCCGGCAGGCGGCGCACGGCGATCCTGTGCGCCGCGCCCGATGTCGTGCCATCGGGCGCGATATCCTGAGCGAAGGCTTCGACACCGGCGAACCAGACCCGGCCGCTGGCCGGTGCGGCGATCGCACCCGCGATCGGTCGGTCGCCCCGGATGAGGGCGATCGCGACGCAGTAGCTGTCGCCACCGGCCAGAAACTCCCGCGTGCCGTCGAGCGGATCGAGCAGGATGAACAGCGCCGCCGGCGCCACCTCCGCCACGCTTTCCTCGCTGACGACCGGAATGCCCGGCAGCAGACGCGCCAGAGCGGTCTTGGCCGTGCGATCGGCCGCCATGTCGGCGGAACAGACCGGCGAGCCGTCCGCCTTGATCGTGACGTCTCGCGCCGCGCGCATCGCCAGCAGCACGGCGCCGCTCAGGCGAGCGGCTTCCGCGAGACGCCGGGCGAGATCGTTGCGGTCGGCGAGACGCGGCTCGGCCGCCGTCCCGTCATCCTCTGTCGCGGGCCGGGGGGTCGTCACGGCTGCGCGTCCTCCGCTGCACCCGGCCGGAAACCGGGACTTAACCACATCAAAACCAAGATACCACCATATCGAGGGTAACGGCGCTCCGTTCACCCCTCGCGCCACGCAGCCATGTTCCCAGGACAAGCCCCATGACCGCCATCTCGCTCGAGCCGCTCGACCTGGCCGCGCTTCTCTGCAGCCGCGTCTGCCACGACGTGATCAGCCCGGTCGGAGCCATTGTCAACGCACTGGAGGTTCTGGAGGAAGACGATCCCTCGATGCGCGATTTCGCGCTCGAACTGATCAAGAAGAGCGCCCGCAACGCTTCGGCGCGCCTGCAGTTCGCCCGGCTCGCCTTCGGTGCCGCCGGCTCGGCCGGGGCCATGATCGACCTCGGCGATGCCGGCAATGTCGCCAACGGCTTCCTCAACGACGAGAAGCTCTCGCTCGACTGGGAGGCCCCGCGTGCCCTTCTGCCGAAGAACCAGGTCAAGCTCCTGCTGAACCTGCTCGTGCTGGCGGCCCAGGCGGTTCCGCGCGGCGGCAAGCTGACCTCGCGCGCCACCGTCGAGGGCGAGCAGGGCAGCTTCGTCATCACGGCCGCCGGGTCGCATGCCCGCATCCCCGCCCATGTCGAGGAACTGATCGCCGGCCGCTCCGAGACGGGCACGATCGACGCCCATGCGGTCCAGCCGCTCTATACGGGGATGGTCGCGCGCGCCGCTGGCATGGCGATCACCTTCGCGATCGAGGGTGACACAGTCACGATCACCGCCCGCAAATCCGACTGAGGCCGGCCCAACAGATCGGCGCGTCTTTCGCGCCGATCTCAACTGATCATAAACCCTTCTGCTGCTTAGCTGTTGTCGTGTGTTGTCGCGTTGAGTGGTGGTCCCCTGCATGGACGACTTGCTGCAAGAGTTCCTGACCGAGACGGGCGAAAATCTCGACACCGTCGATCGGGAACTCGTGCGCTTCGAGCAGGAGCCCAATAACGGCGATATCCTGCGCAATATTTTTCGACTGGTTCACACCGTCAAAGGCACCTGCGGCTTCATCGGCCTGCCGCGGCTCGAGGCTCTGACCCACGCGGCCGAATCCCTGATCGGGCAGTTCCGCGACGGTGCCACGGTCAGTGCCATCGCAGTCACGGCCGTTCTGGAGACGATCGACCGGGTCAAGGACATTCTGACCGAACTGGCCGAAAAGGGCGAGGAACCCGCCGGCAACGACGAGAACCTGATCCGCGAGCTTGGCATCCTCGCCGACCACGCCCGGTCCGAACTGCTGCGGAAGGCCGCGGCGCAGCCTGGTGCGCCCGATCCCGTCACAGCCTATCTCGCGCGCCACTCCGCGCCGAGCGCCCTGCCTCAGACGGAGGAAGGGCTCGACCTCGTCTTCCGAAGCGCGCCGGGTCCGCAGCGCGGAGCCGATGGGCGTATCGAGCGGGCGGATGCGGCCGCCGTCCCCGACGAGGCCAGTACACGCGAGCCGCGTCCGACCGGACCGGCCACGCTGCGCGTCAATGTCGACACCATCGAGCACCTGATGACGATGGTGTCCGAGCTGGTCCTGACCCGCAACCAGTTGCTCGAAATCTCGCGCAAGCAGGACGACAACGGCCTGAAAGGCCCGCTCCAGCGCCTGTCGCTGATCACGGCGGAACTCCAGGACGGCGTCATGAAAACGCGCATGCAGCCGATCGGCAACGCCTGGTCGAAGCTGCCCCGGATCGTGCGCGATCTCGGTGCCGAACTCGGCAAGCGCATCGAGCTCATCACCGAGGGGGCCGACACCGAACTCGACCGCCAGATCCTCGACCTGATCAAGGATCCGCTGATCCACATGGTGCGCAACTGCGCCGACCATGCGATCGAGTCCCCCGCCGAGCGCCGCGCCGCGGGCAAGCCCGAGCAGGGGACGATCCGGCTCGCCGCCTATCACGAGGGCGGCTCTGTGACGATCGCGGTCGCCGACGACGGGCGCGGCCTCGACATCGAGCGAATCCGGCGCAGGGCGGCCAAGCAGGGGCTGGCGAGCGAAGCCGAGATCGAGCGTATGAGCGATGCGCAGGTCAGCCGCTTCATCTTCCATCCGGGCTTCTCGACCGCCGACAGCATCACCGCGATCTCGGGCCGCGGCGTCGGGATGGACGTGGTCAAGGTCAATGTGGACGCCGTGGGCGGCCTCATCGACCTCATCAGCAAGCCCGGCTTCGGCACGACGATCACGATCAAGATTCCGCTGACTCTGGCGATCGTCGCGGCGCTCATCGTGGTCGCCGGCGACCAGCGTTTCGCCATTCCCCAGATCGTCGTCCGCGAGCTCGTTCGCGTGAAATCCGGCGCCGATCACCGCATCGAGAACATCAACGGCGCACCGATCCTGCGACTGCGTGGGCGGCTGCTCCCCGTGATCGCGCTCTCGGCCCTGATGGGCACCGCCGAGCCCTCCTTCGAGGACGGCTTCATCGTCGTCACGCAGATCGGCGAACGCCAGTTCGGGATCCTGGTCGACGGCGTGTTCCATACCGAGGAAATCGTCGTCAAGCCGATGTCGAGCAAGCTGCGGCACATCCCGCTCTTCTCCGGCAACACCATCCTGGGCGACGGGGCCGTCGTGCTGATCGTCGATCCCAATGGCGTGGCGGGCCTCGTCGGCGGCACCGGCGCGGGCGAGGCCTTCAGCGTCGAAGCGCCGACCTCCGTCGCCACGGCCGTCGAGAGGACGACGATGCTCGTCTTCAGGACCGGCGCAGAAGGCGTCCGGGCGGTGCCGCTCTCGCTCGTGACCCGGCTCGAAGAGGTCGATGCCACGCTGTTCGAGCATGGCAGCGGCCGCACGCTGCTGCATTATCGCAACCGGCTGGTCCCGGTCGTGCCCGTCGGCGAGACACAACTGCGCGCGGAAGGCCTGCAACCGCTCGTCATCATCAGCGAGGGCGACATGACGGTGGCGCTCGCCGTCGACGCGATCGTCGACATCGTCGACGAGGTTGTCGATATCGAGATGGCGGCCGTGCAGGATCGGGGCATCGTCGGCTCGGCCATGATCCGCGGCCGCGCCACGGACATCATCGATCTCGCGCACTACCTGCCGATCAACGAGCATGGCTGGCGCAAGAGCGCGACCGTCCAGGGCGCCCCCTCCACCGCAGCGCAGGTCGTTCTCGTCGAACCCTCGAGCTTCCTGCGGGAGATGCTGACCCCGGTTCTCAAGGCCTCCGGCCACCGGGTCGCCTTCGCGGCCGATTTTGCAGCCGCCCACCAGATCATCGCCGCCGGGCCGGTCGCCACCCTCCTCGTCGACCTCGACGGCAACATCGATGCGGCCTTCGCCTTCGCCGAGGCCGTGCGCTCGGGCGAGCACGGGCATCGCCTGCGCCTCATCGGCATGACCACGCTGGTCACGCCCGATCTCCACATGCGCGCCGGCCAGGCCAGGCTCGACGAAGTCGTCGCCAAGTTCGACCGGCGCGCCCTGCTCGCCGAACTGGCGGAGCGGCGGCCCGGCATGAGGGAGGCGGCATGACCCTTCACCGTACCGACATGAGCGAAAACAGCGAACGTCGCATGGCCGCCGAACCCGCGGCCCCGGGCTTCGATTCGCTCGACTACGTCACCGTGATGATCGGCGACCAGATCCTCGGTCTGCCGATCGGTCGGGTGCACGACGTCTTCATCACCAACCGGATCACGCTGGTGCCGCGCGCGCCCTCCGAGATCATCGGTCTGCTCAATCTGCGCGGTCGCATCGTCACCGCGATCTGCCTGCGCCGGCGGCTGGGCCGCCCGGTCACCCCCAGGCAAGATCGAGAAGGCAAGACTGAGCTGGTGGCTGTCGGCATCGACCATGAGGGCGAGGCCTATGCCCTGATCGTCGATGCCGTGGGAGAGGTGATGCGCCTGGATCAGTCGACCTTCGAACCCGTGCCGGTCCATCTCGACCGGTCCTGGACGGCGTTGGCGACGGGCGTGCACCGCCTCGACGACCGCCTGCTCGTCGTTCTGGACGTCGACGCGCTCCTCGCAATCGAGCTGGATGCTGCGGCCTGAAGCGCCTCGGCACCAATCTGGAGACTGACCATGAAGTATTGTCTCGTCGTCGACGACTCCGCGGTGATCCGCAAGGTCGCGCGTCGCATCCTCGAAGGCCTGCAGTTCCGCATCGCTGAGGCCGAGGACGGCGCGCGCGCGATCGACGCCTGCAAGGGCGAGATGCCCGACGCGGTGCTGCTCGACTGGAACATGCCGATCATGGACGGCTACGACTTCCTGCGCACGCTGCGGCAGATGCCGGGCGGCCGGCGCCCGAAGGTCGTCTTCTGCACCACGGAAAACGACATCGCGCACATCGCCCGCGCCATGCATGCCGGCGCCGACGAGTACATCATGAAGCCCTTCGACAAGGAGATCGTCGCCTCCAAGTTCCATCAGGTCGGGCTGCTTTGATCCCGCGCACGCCAGCGCCGGACGAGAGAGGCCGGCCCCTGGCCGATGCCGCGGCCGGCGCTTGCCATATGCTCCGGGCGGGTCGCTGACGCATGAACAGATTGTCCCCCATCGGCACGGCGGGCGCCCCGAGGCACAAGACGGTGGTCATCGCCGATGACTCCGTGGTGGTCCGGGGCCTGTTTGCCCGCTGGCTCGGGGAAAGCGGCCAGTTTCACCTGGTGGCGGTCGCCGGCGACGGCGAGACGGCCGTGGCGCATGCGGGCCGCTTCAAGCCGGACGTGATGGTGCTCGACCTCGACATGCCCGGCGTCGACGGCGCCACTGCCCTGCCCCAGATCCTGCGCGAGAGCCCGCATACGGGCGTGCTGCTGGCGACGACGCTCAACGAGCGAAACACCCGCATCGCGCTCGAATGCATGACCAAGGGCGCGATGGATGTCGTCTCCAAGCCCGACAGCCGCAGCGGGCTGACTCTCTCGCTCGAATTCCGCAGCGAGTTCCTGCTCAAGCTGGGCAATGTCGCACAGGCACGGCCGAAGCCCGGCGCCCTGCCGGTCGACGTAGAGCTCGATTTCATCCCCGGCGGCAATTCCGGCCTGCGCCAGCTGGTCTCGGTCGTTCCGCGCTATCTCGTGATCGGGGCGTCGACCGGCGGCCCCCGGGCCGTGGCCAGGGTGCTGTTCGACATCGGCGACGCGCTCCACGACCTGACGACGGTCGTCGTCCAGCACATGCCACCGGTGTTCACCGCCTCCTTCGCCGAGCAGATCTCGAGCTATATCGGCATCCCCGCGCGCGAGCCCTTCGACGGCGAGCGACTGGTCCGGGGTACCATCTACATAGCGCCCGGAGGCCGGCATCTCGGCATCGACAGACGGCTCGGCCACATCACCGCCAGCATCAACGACGGCCCGCCCGTGCGCTTCTGCCGTCCGGCGGTCGACGTGCTGTTCAACGACGCCGCCCGGCACCTCGGCCCTGCGGCCCTGGGCCTCGTGCTCACCGGAATGGGCGCCGACGGCACCGAGGGCGCAGGCGCCCTGCGCCGCGCCGGCGCGGCCGTCATCGCCCAGGACGAGCAGAGCAGCACGATCTGGGGCATGCCGGGTTCGATCGTCAGGGCGCAGCACGCCAGCGCCGTCATCGGCCTCGACGACATCGGCGCGGCGATCCGCGGGCTGGTTCGCATGGGGCAGCCGTCATGACGGATGCCGATTTCAACTTCCTGCGGCTGCTGCTGCATCAGCGCTCGGGGCTCTCGCTCAGCCCGGAGAAGCGCTATCTGGCCGAGAGCCGCCTCGGCATTCTCTGCCGACGCCGCAACATCGCCGACATCGCGACCCTGATCCAGAAGCTGCGGCCCGGCAACGACGCGGCGCTCGAGCACGCGGTCATCGAGGCGATGACGACGAACGAGACGCTGTTCTTCCGCGACCACACGCCCTTCGACCTGTTCCGGGACGTCATCCTGCCCGAGCGCCTCGCCGCGAACGCCGCCACGCGCAGCCTGCGGATCTGGTGCGCGGCCGTCTCCACCGGCCAGGAAGCCTATTCCCTGGCGATGATCCTCGACGAGATGGGCCCGCGCCTGTCGGGCTGGAAGATCCAGATCGTCGGCACCGACATTTCCGGCGAGGTGCTCGAGCGCGCCCGCGCCGGCCTCTACAGCCAGTTCGAGATCCAGCGCGGCCTGCCGATCCAGATGCTGCTCAAGCATTTCAGCCAGGAGGGCGACCGCTGGCGGATCTCGGAGCGCCTGCGCGCGATGGTCGATCTCAGGCAGCACAACCTGCTCGAACCCAATGGCCATCTCGGCCAGTTCGACATCATCTTCTGCCGCAACGTCCTGATCTATTTCGACGTCCAGACCAAGGCGCGGGTCCTCGAGGCGCTCGCCCCTCGGCTGGCCCCGCAGGGCGCCATGTTCCTGGGGGCGGCCGAAACCGTGATCGGAATCTCGACGACGGTCCTGCCCGATCGGCAGCACCGCGGCGTCTATCGCGGCCAGAACTGCATTCATGCCCAGCCGGCCGGCCTCAGCCTGCCTCGGGAGCCCGTCCGCGCCATCGCGGGCGGCCGCTTCTAAAGACCCCGACCAGACATCGCGCCGTCTGGCCACCACAAACAAAAACCCCGCCTCGCGGCGGGGTCCCCGTCAACCTGTCGTTTACATCCGACGATCAGGCTGTCTTCTCGTCTACAGGCGAAACGTGACCGGCGTGTGACGCCTCCGCTCCGCCCGGAATTCAGGCCGGGATGCGGTCCTCGGCTTCGGACGGCTCGCGCAGCACATAGCCGCGGCCCCAGACCGTCTCGATGTAGTTCTTGCCGTCGGACGCATTGGCGAGCTTCTTGCGCAGCTTGCAGATGAACACGTCGATGATCTTGAGTTCGGGCTCGTCCATGCCGCCATAGAGATGATTGAGGAACATCTCCTTGGTGAGCGTCGTGCCCTTGCGGAGCGAGAGCAGCTCCAGCATCTGGTATTCCTTGCCCGTCAGGTGGACGCGGGCGGCATCGACCTCGACCGTCTTGGTGTCGAGGTTGACGACCAGGTCGCCGGTGGTGATGACCGACTGGGCGTGGCCCTTCGAACGGCGGACGATGGCGTGGATGCGGGCGACCAGCTCGTCCTTGTGAAAGGGCTTGGTCAGGTAGTCGTCGGCGCCGAAGCCCAGGCCCTTGACCTTGTCCTCGATGCCGGCGAGGCCCGACAGGATCAGGATCGGCGTCTTGACCTTCGCCACACGCAGGCTGCGCAGAACCTCGTAGCCGGACATGTCGGGCAGGTTGAGGTCGAGCAGGATGATGTCGTAATCGTAGAGCTTGCCGAGATCGACGCCCTCTTCGCCGAGATCCGTCGTATAGACGTTGAAG
Proteins encoded in this region:
- a CDS encoding sugar kinase; this encodes MTQTRYDLLCIGEPLGEFNATRAESGAFQFGHGGDTSNCAIAAARQGAKTAYLGALGDDMAGRSIRDLWRREGVDDAHVTTHQSAPTGLYFVDHGPSGHVFSYLRAGSAASLMGPRDVPRELVASARIVQASGISQAISASACDAVFEAFAIAREAGVTTAYDTNLRLKLWPLTRAKAIINAACGMADIVLPGYDDATQLTGLSDADAIADFYLRLGAKIVALTLGHEGSLVATPERRERLVPIKVDAIDATGAGDCYDGAFLAEYIRTGDAFAAGAYANVAAALSTQGFSAVAPLPRRADVEARMALEAKKAN
- a CDS encoding DUF1134 domain-containing protein; this translates as MTTTRRSLIKGGLALTGAGLAAGPLAPLAGPALAQQSYGQSRSFSQNELVTSGHQFFGNVSRGLALTVEEAVRRWGEPNGYVLGQEAAGAFVGGLRYGEGTLFTRNAGDRKVFWQGPSVGFDFGGEGSRTMMLVYGLPTVDALYQRFVGVDGSAYFIGGFGFTALAAEGVTVVPIRTGVGWRLGVNLGYLKFTPQATWNPF
- a CDS encoding YHS domain-containing (seleno)protein; amino-acid sequence: MKAGTRRGCGALPLCIANRAGVIVRTAGVLALLALAPLPRQAEAAGLPEGLPKLPSLNEIVQRDVQSGLALNGYDPVAYRLEGHAVAGEPAYEILHQGAVWRFVSAANRAAFRDAPEIYAPAFAGFDASAVAQGRAVDSNPQEFAIIGSRLFLFRTAENRKRFIADSSLQRLADGQWASVSESLTR
- a CDS encoding 3'(2'),5'-bisphosphate nucleotidase CysQ family protein, whose product is MTTPRPATEDDGTAAEPRLADRNDLARRLAEAARLSGAVLLAMRAARDVTIKADGSPVCSADMAADRTAKTALARLLPGIPVVSEESVAEVAPAALFILLDPLDGTREFLAGGDSYCVAIALIRGDRPIAGAIAAPASGRVWFAGVEAFAQDIAPDGTTSGAAHRIAVRRLPDAGPTTLVSRFHGDALSEGVSDALQSASTRPMSSAVKFGLIASGEADLHIRGGQTMEWDIAAGDCILCAAGGVVLTLGGEAPRYGCVERGYRNPPFVAASSEALARRALAAAAP
- the chpT gene encoding histidine phosphotransferase ChpT gives rise to the protein MTAISLEPLDLAALLCSRVCHDVISPVGAIVNALEVLEEDDPSMRDFALELIKKSARNASARLQFARLAFGAAGSAGAMIDLGDAGNVANGFLNDEKLSLDWEAPRALLPKNQVKLLLNLLVLAAQAVPRGGKLTSRATVEGEQGSFVITAAGSHARIPAHVEELIAGRSETGTIDAHAVQPLYTGMVARAAGMAITFAIEGDTVTITARKSD
- a CDS encoding hybrid sensor histidine kinase/response regulator, which translates into the protein MDDLLQEFLTETGENLDTVDRELVRFEQEPNNGDILRNIFRLVHTVKGTCGFIGLPRLEALTHAAESLIGQFRDGATVSAIAVTAVLETIDRVKDILTELAEKGEEPAGNDENLIRELGILADHARSELLRKAAAQPGAPDPVTAYLARHSAPSALPQTEEGLDLVFRSAPGPQRGADGRIERADAAAVPDEASTREPRPTGPATLRVNVDTIEHLMTMVSELVLTRNQLLEISRKQDDNGLKGPLQRLSLITAELQDGVMKTRMQPIGNAWSKLPRIVRDLGAELGKRIELITEGADTELDRQILDLIKDPLIHMVRNCADHAIESPAERRAAGKPEQGTIRLAAYHEGGSVTIAVADDGRGLDIERIRRRAAKQGLASEAEIERMSDAQVSRFIFHPGFSTADSITAISGRGVGMDVVKVNVDAVGGLIDLISKPGFGTTITIKIPLTLAIVAALIVVAGDQRFAIPQIVVRELVRVKSGADHRIENINGAPILRLRGRLLPVIALSALMGTAEPSFEDGFIVVTQIGERQFGILVDGVFHTEEIVVKPMSSKLRHIPLFSGNTILGDGAVVLIVDPNGVAGLVGGTGAGEAFSVEAPTSVATAVERTTMLVFRTGAEGVRAVPLSLVTRLEEVDATLFEHGSGRTLLHYRNRLVPVVPVGETQLRAEGLQPLVIISEGDMTVALAVDAIVDIVDEVVDIEMAAVQDRGIVGSAMIRGRATDIIDLAHYLPINEHGWRKSATVQGAPSTAAQVVLVEPSSFLREMLTPVLKASGHRVAFAADFAAAHQIIAAGPVATLLVDLDGNIDAAFAFAEAVRSGEHGHRLRLIGMTTLVTPDLHMRAGQARLDEVVAKFDRRALLAELAERRPGMREAA
- a CDS encoding chemotaxis protein CheW codes for the protein MTLHRTDMSENSERRMAAEPAAPGFDSLDYVTVMIGDQILGLPIGRVHDVFITNRITLVPRAPSEIIGLLNLRGRIVTAICLRRRLGRPVTPRQDREGKTELVAVGIDHEGEAYALIVDAVGEVMRLDQSTFEPVPVHLDRSWTALATGVHRLDDRLLVVLDVDALLAIELDAAA
- a CDS encoding response regulator, with the protein product MKYCLVVDDSAVIRKVARRILEGLQFRIAEAEDGARAIDACKGEMPDAVLLDWNMPIMDGYDFLRTLRQMPGGRRPKVVFCTTENDIAHIARAMHAGADEYIMKPFDKEIVASKFHQVGLL
- the cheB gene encoding chemotaxis-specific protein-glutamate methyltransferase CheB, encoding MNRLSPIGTAGAPRHKTVVIADDSVVVRGLFARWLGESGQFHLVAVAGDGETAVAHAGRFKPDVMVLDLDMPGVDGATALPQILRESPHTGVLLATTLNERNTRIALECMTKGAMDVVSKPDSRSGLTLSLEFRSEFLLKLGNVAQARPKPGALPVDVELDFIPGGNSGLRQLVSVVPRYLVIGASTGGPRAVARVLFDIGDALHDLTTVVVQHMPPVFTASFAEQISSYIGIPAREPFDGERLVRGTIYIAPGGRHLGIDRRLGHITASINDGPPVRFCRPAVDVLFNDAARHLGPAALGLVLTGMGADGTEGAGALRRAGAAVIAQDEQSSTIWGMPGSIVRAQHASAVIGLDDIGAAIRGLVRMGQPS
- a CDS encoding CheR family methyltransferase, which codes for MTDADFNFLRLLLHQRSGLSLSPEKRYLAESRLGILCRRRNIADIATLIQKLRPGNDAALEHAVIEAMTTNETLFFRDHTPFDLFRDVILPERLAANAATRSLRIWCAAVSTGQEAYSLAMILDEMGPRLSGWKIQIVGTDISGEVLERARAGLYSQFEIQRGLPIQMLLKHFSQEGDRWRISERLRAMVDLRQHNLLEPNGHLGQFDIIFCRNVLIYFDVQTKARVLEALAPRLAPQGAMFLGAAETVIGISTTVLPDRQHRGVYRGQNCIHAQPAGLSLPREPVRAIAGGRF
- the ctrA gene encoding response regulator transcription factor CtrA, which codes for MRVLLIEDDSATAQSIELMLKSESFNVYTTDLGEEGVDLGKLYDYDIILLDLNLPDMSGYEVLRSLRVAKVKTPILILSGLAGIEDKVKGLGFGADDYLTKPFHKDELVARIHAIVRRSKGHAQSVITTGDLVVNLDTKTVEVDAARVHLTGKEYQMLELLSLRKGTTLTKEMFLNHLYGGMDEPELKIIDVFICKLRKKLANASDGKNYIETVWGRGYVLREPSEAEDRIPA